The proteins below come from a single Bacteroidales bacterium WCE2004 genomic window:
- a CDS encoding ATP-binding cassette, subfamily B: protein MKAFWQILKRYVAPYRGYVGGSVVLNILAAVFNLCSFSLLIPILRILFNMEEKTYEFKPWSWQMPFSDVANNGYYYVSKWITDAGESRVLLMLCLFFIAIVLIKVACYFGASAVMVPIRTGVVKDLRMEIYRKVLSLPLGFFSQERKGDIIARISGDVQEVETSITSTIEMLVKNPILIVIYLAALFRMSWQLTVFVIVFAPLMIGIISFTGRRLKADSAEAQKYWSDTMSQVEETLGGLRIVKAFRAERRMEGRFEGVTENMRRKSSQVAVRQALAHPVSEFLGSAMIAIVLWFGGTQILGEHATIDAPTFMSYMAILYSVIQPIKDLSRAAYGIPKGLASMDRINVILHAENPIRESARPRPLDGFRDSIRFEGVTFRYESGREVLRAVDLEIPKGKTVAIVGASGAGKSTLVDLIPRFYDPDAGRITIDGTDIREVALKDLRALMGNVNQDAILFNDTVFNNIAFGKSDATREEVEAAARIAGAHDFIMEREGGYDSNIGDRGVKLSGGQRQRISIARAILKNPPILILDEATASLDTESERSVQEALEKLMAGRTTIAIAHRLSTIKHADEIIVMHEGRIVERGTHEDLLALGGYYRKLHDMQAL from the coding sequence GACCTACGAATTCAAGCCCTGGAGCTGGCAAATGCCCTTCAGCGACGTCGCGAACAACGGCTATTACTACGTCTCGAAATGGATCACCGACGCCGGCGAGAGCCGCGTCCTGCTGATGCTCTGCCTGTTCTTCATCGCGATCGTGCTCATCAAGGTGGCCTGCTATTTCGGCGCCTCCGCCGTGATGGTTCCCATCCGCACGGGCGTGGTCAAGGACCTCCGGATGGAGATCTACCGCAAGGTCCTCTCCCTCCCGCTCGGCTTCTTCAGCCAGGAGCGCAAAGGCGACATCATCGCCCGCATCAGCGGCGACGTCCAGGAAGTCGAGACTTCCATCACCAGCACCATCGAGATGCTGGTCAAGAACCCCATCCTGATCGTCATCTACCTCGCCGCCCTCTTCCGCATGTCCTGGCAGCTGACCGTGTTCGTCATCGTCTTCGCCCCGCTGATGATCGGCATCATCAGCTTCACCGGGCGCCGCCTCAAGGCCGATTCGGCCGAGGCGCAGAAATACTGGAGCGACACGATGAGCCAGGTCGAGGAGACCCTCGGCGGCCTGCGCATCGTCAAGGCCTTCCGCGCGGAGCGCCGGATGGAAGGACGCTTCGAAGGCGTCACCGAGAACATGCGCCGCAAGAGCAGCCAGGTGGCCGTCCGCCAGGCGCTCGCCCACCCTGTCAGCGAGTTCCTCGGCTCCGCGATGATCGCCATCGTGCTGTGGTTCGGCGGCACCCAGATCCTGGGCGAGCACGCCACCATCGACGCCCCGACCTTCATGTCCTACATGGCCATCCTCTATAGCGTCATCCAGCCGATCAAGGACCTCTCCCGGGCCGCCTACGGCATTCCCAAGGGCCTTGCCTCGATGGACCGCATCAACGTGATCCTGCACGCGGAGAATCCGATCAGGGAGTCCGCCCGGCCCAGGCCGCTGGACGGGTTCCGCGACAGCATCCGCTTCGAGGGCGTCACCTTCCGCTACGAAAGCGGACGCGAAGTGCTGCGCGCCGTCGACCTCGAGATCCCGAAGGGCAAGACGGTCGCCATCGTGGGTGCGAGCGGCGCGGGCAAGTCCACCCTCGTGGACCTCATCCCCCGCTTCTACGACCCTGACGCGGGCCGCATCACCATCGACGGCACCGACATCCGCGAGGTGGCGCTCAAGGACCTGCGCGCCCTGATGGGCAACGTCAACCAGGACGCGATCCTGTTCAACGACACCGTCTTCAACAACATCGCCTTCGGCAAGAGCGACGCCACGCGCGAAGAAGTCGAGGCGGCCGCCCGCATCGCCGGCGCCCACGACTTCATCATGGAGCGCGAAGGCGGCTACGACAGCAACATCGGCGACCGGGGCGTCAAGCTCTCCGGCGGCCAGCGCCAGCGCATCAGCATCGCGCGCGCCATTCTCAAGAATCCTCCCATCCTGATCCTCGACGAGGCCACGGCCTCGCTGGACACGGAGTCCGAGCGCAGCGTCCAGGAGGCCCTGGAGAAGCTGATGGCCGGCCGCACCACCATAGCCATCGCCCACCGCCTGAGCACCATCAAGCACGCCGACGAGATCATCGTGATGCACGAAGGCCGCATCGTCGAGCGCGGCACCCACGAGGATCTCCTCGCCCTGGGCGGCTATTACCGGAAACTTCACGACATGCAGGCTCTCTGA
- a CDS encoding UDP-glucuronate 4-epimerase codes for MKVLVTGAAGFIGFHLVQRLLGRGDEVVGLDNLSDYYSVALKEARLAQVRSDRFRFVRMDLADREALPALFAAERFDAVVNLAAQAGVRYSVENPWAYVDSNVVGFLNVLECCRHYPVRHLVYASSSSVYGGNEKTPFSEEDRVDDPVSLYAATKKSDELMAGCYAHLYGLKVTGLRLFTVYGPWGRPDMSPMLFASAILAGRPVKVFNHGDMLRDFTYVDDIVEGMVRVLDRVPQKHEVYNIGCSNPVRLMDFISELERALGREAEKIMLPMQPGDVYQTYADTTKLERELGYKPGVMLREGVDRFVAWYLSDQNPLR; via the coding sequence ATGAAGGTCCTGGTCACCGGAGCCGCCGGCTTCATCGGTTTTCATCTCGTACAGCGCCTGCTTGGGCGCGGAGATGAGGTCGTGGGACTGGACAATCTCAGCGACTATTATTCCGTCGCCCTGAAGGAGGCGCGCCTGGCGCAGGTGCGCAGCGACCGCTTCCGCTTCGTGCGGATGGACCTGGCCGACCGCGAGGCGCTTCCCGCGCTCTTCGCGGCCGAGCGTTTCGACGCCGTGGTCAACCTGGCCGCCCAGGCCGGCGTGCGCTATTCGGTCGAGAACCCCTGGGCCTACGTGGACAGCAACGTGGTGGGCTTCCTGAACGTCCTGGAGTGCTGCCGCCACTATCCGGTACGGCATCTCGTCTATGCGAGCTCCAGCAGCGTGTATGGCGGCAATGAGAAGACGCCTTTCAGCGAGGAGGACCGGGTGGACGATCCGGTGAGCCTGTATGCGGCCACCAAGAAGTCCGACGAGCTGATGGCGGGCTGCTACGCCCATCTGTATGGCCTGAAGGTGACGGGGCTGCGGCTCTTTACCGTTTACGGCCCCTGGGGCCGCCCGGACATGTCGCCGATGCTTTTCGCTTCCGCGATCCTCGCCGGCCGGCCGGTCAAGGTCTTCAACCACGGCGACATGCTGCGCGACTTCACCTACGTCGACGACATCGTCGAGGGGATGGTGCGCGTGCTGGACCGCGTGCCGCAGAAGCACGAAGTGTACAATATCGGCTGCAGCAACCCGGTGCGGCTGATGGATTTCATCTCCGAGCTCGAGCGCGCCCTGGGCCGCGAGGCGGAGAAAATCATGCTCCCGATGCAGCCGGGAGACGTTTATCAGACTTATGCCGACACCACCAAGTTGGAGCGGGAGCTGGGCTACAAGCCCGGCGTGATGCTCCGCGAGGGGGTCGACAGGTTCGTGGCCTGGTATCTTTCTGACCAGAATCCGCTCCGCTAG
- a CDS encoding NDP-sugar epimerase, includes UDP-GlcNAc-inverting 4,6-dehydratase FlaA1 and capsular polysaccharide biosynthesis protein EpsC, with amino-acid sequence MLGIGKNLDKYSSRFLGKGRVLGMDLTLSLLVSVAVAVFAFFLQVDVVMERRFNLIWGLSSVGGSLLMFWLLKTYVIIIRHFSFKDTMLFFVASIGKVAVMGLTMSAFGYFFYDGVLTMLLTDGAFTVLILCAIRLAMVYVYDAYKAKVRDLQKRSRVLVYGTNDKAVATVTRLRGSRRYEVVGLISKNQQIVHTLIADQMVYHFEDEDEFALTVRNLSLRGVIFTEERDVAAEQNNLVRYCSEQGVKVLIAPAVDELTGAPNEHLQVRKIRIEDLLGREEIKISMDAIRANFKDKVVMVTGAAGSIGSELCRQLAGFGIRKLVLFDNAETPMHNLRLELEERFPKLSFVPVIGDVRQAARLDFAFRTHRPHVVFHAAAYKHVPLMEENPCEAILVNVDGTRNVADKCIQYGVEKMVMISTDKAVNPTNVMGCSKRLAEIYVQSLGRAIESGKVEGHTKFVTTRFGNVLGSNGSVIPRFREQIERGGPITVTDKNITRYFMTIPEACRLVMEAATLPTENRICVFDMGQPVKIDTLARRMIELAGLVPDQDIEIVYTGLRPGEKLYEEVLSKKENTDETSHDRIRIARVREYDYADAVKAADKLTELSHEVRIPETVRLMKEIVPEFISNNSQFEAFDKK; translated from the coding sequence ATGCTGGGCATAGGTAAGAATCTCGATAAGTACAGTTCCAGGTTCCTTGGCAAAGGACGGGTTTTGGGGATGGATTTGACACTTTCGCTGCTTGTTTCCGTGGCAGTGGCCGTGTTCGCTTTTTTCCTTCAGGTAGATGTAGTGATGGAACGCCGGTTCAATCTGATCTGGGGCCTCAGCTCCGTCGGCGGTTCCCTGCTGATGTTCTGGCTGCTCAAGACCTATGTGATCATCATCCGGCATTTCTCCTTCAAGGATACGATGCTTTTCTTCGTGGCTTCGATCGGCAAGGTGGCCGTGATGGGGCTCACGATGTCGGCGTTCGGCTATTTCTTCTATGACGGCGTCCTCACGATGCTGCTCACGGACGGCGCCTTTACCGTATTGATTCTCTGCGCCATCCGTCTGGCGATGGTGTACGTATACGATGCCTACAAGGCCAAGGTGCGCGACCTCCAGAAGCGCTCCCGCGTGCTGGTCTACGGCACCAACGACAAGGCCGTGGCCACGGTCACGCGCCTGCGCGGCTCGCGCCGCTATGAGGTCGTGGGCCTCATCTCCAAGAACCAGCAGATCGTCCACACGCTGATCGCCGACCAGATGGTCTATCACTTCGAGGACGAGGATGAGTTTGCGTTGACCGTGCGCAACCTGTCGCTGCGGGGCGTCATCTTCACCGAAGAGCGGGACGTCGCCGCCGAGCAGAACAACCTCGTGCGTTACTGCTCCGAGCAGGGCGTCAAGGTGCTCATCGCGCCGGCCGTCGACGAACTGACGGGCGCGCCCAACGAGCACCTGCAGGTCCGTAAGATCCGGATCGAGGACCTGCTGGGCCGCGAGGAGATCAAGATTTCGATGGACGCCATCCGCGCCAACTTCAAGGACAAGGTCGTGATGGTGACCGGCGCCGCCGGTTCGATCGGCTCCGAGCTGTGCCGTCAGCTGGCCGGTTTCGGCATCCGGAAACTGGTCCTGTTCGACAATGCCGAGACCCCGATGCACAACCTCCGCCTCGAGCTGGAGGAGCGTTTCCCCAAGCTGTCGTTCGTCCCCGTCATCGGCGACGTCCGCCAGGCCGCGCGTCTGGACTTCGCGTTCCGTACGCACCGGCCGCATGTCGTCTTCCACGCCGCGGCCTATAAGCATGTCCCCCTGATGGAGGAGAATCCCTGCGAGGCGATCCTCGTCAACGTGGACGGTACGCGCAACGTAGCCGACAAGTGCATCCAGTACGGCGTCGAGAAGATGGTGATGATCTCCACCGACAAAGCCGTCAATCCGACCAACGTGATGGGCTGCTCCAAGCGCCTGGCCGAGATTTATGTCCAGAGCCTGGGCCGCGCCATCGAGTCCGGCAAGGTGGAAGGCCACACGAAGTTCGTGACCACGCGTTTCGGCAACGTCCTCGGATCCAACGGTTCCGTGATTCCGCGCTTCCGCGAGCAGATCGAGCGCGGCGGCCCGATCACGGTCACGGACAAGAACATTACGCGCTACTTCATGACCATCCCCGAGGCCTGCCGGCTCGTGATGGAGGCGGCCACGCTCCCGACGGAGAACCGCATCTGCGTCTTCGACATGGGCCAGCCCGTCAAGATCGACACCCTGGCCCGCCGGATGATCGAGCTGGCCGGTCTCGTGCCGGACCAGGATATCGAGATTGTCTACACCGGCCTGCGCCCGGGCGAGAAGCTCTACGAGGAGGTCCTCTCCAAGAAGGAGAATACCGACGAGACTTCGCACGACCGCATCCGCATCGCCCGCGTGCGCGAATACGACTATGCCGACGCCGTCAAGGCCGCGGACAAGCTGACCGAGCTGAGCCACGAGGTGCGCATCCCCGAGACGGTCAGGCTGATGAAGGAGATCGTTCCCGAGTTCATCTCCAACAACTCGCAGTTCGAGGCTTTCGACAAGAAATAA
- a CDS encoding PAP2 superfamily protein: MKRFVLTFLAALSLFVPQARAQMAVRVDTAALRAPAFDAKELITPGVLVATGVGIHCFAHQAIDVPVNDWFQQKWRAGGPERNFDNYIQYIPIVMDLGLGLVGARAEHGFVDRLIEGSLGCLSLGILSWGFKEIIDSPRPNGVDNRSFPSGHTDWVFIGAELVRMEYGWDWGLPAYLIATTVAVMRNYNNWHWLSDCLFGAGLGILTARIGGWLLEPTKRWLHIRTTDWGSGRRTAVQASFAPRVDPVSGTFCAGLAFNF, from the coding sequence ATGAAGCGTTTTGTCCTGACGTTTCTGGCGGCCCTGTCCCTTTTCGTGCCGCAGGCCCGGGCCCAGATGGCCGTCCGCGTGGACACGGCCGCGTTGCGCGCGCCGGCGTTCGACGCAAAGGAACTGATCACGCCCGGCGTGCTGGTCGCCACGGGCGTCGGCATCCACTGCTTCGCCCATCAGGCCATCGACGTGCCCGTCAACGACTGGTTCCAGCAGAAGTGGCGCGCGGGCGGGCCCGAACGCAATTTCGACAATTATATCCAGTATATCCCCATCGTGATGGACCTGGGCCTGGGCCTGGTCGGCGCGCGTGCGGAGCATGGCTTCGTGGACCGTCTGATCGAGGGCTCCCTGGGCTGCCTTTCCCTGGGCATCCTCTCCTGGGGGTTCAAGGAGATCATCGATTCTCCGCGCCCGAACGGCGTGGACAACCGCTCTTTCCCGTCCGGACATACTGACTGGGTGTTCATCGGCGCCGAACTGGTGCGGATGGAATACGGCTGGGACTGGGGCCTGCCCGCGTATCTGATCGCCACGACCGTGGCCGTGATGCGTAACTACAACAACTGGCACTGGCTGAGCGACTGCCTCTTCGGTGCGGGTCTCGGGATCCTCACGGCCCGGATCGGCGGGTGGCTGCTGGAGCCGACCAAACGCTGGCTGCACATCCGCACGACCGACTGGGGCTCCGGCCGCCGCACCGCCGTCCAGGCGTCGTTCGCTCCCCGCGTGGACCCCGTCAGCGGCACTTTTTGCGCCGGATTGGCGTTTAATTTCTAG
- a CDS encoding dTDP-glucose 4,6-dehydratase, which translates to MNFERTLLITGGAGFIGSHVVRLFVNKYPSYKIINLDKLTYAGNLANLKDIEDRPNYRFVRMDICDFEGVLKLMRDERVDGVIHLAAESHVDRSIKDPFTFAQTNVMGTLSLLQAAKACWEGHFEGKKFYHISTDEVYGALEMDGTLFTEQTKYQPHSPYSASKASSDHFVRAFHDTYGMPTVVTNCSNNYGPYQFPEKLIPLFINNIRHRKPLPVYGRGENVRDWLYVEDHARAIDLIFHRGAVGDTYNIGGFNEWKNIDIVKVLIRITDRLLGRPEGADLDLITYVTDRAGHDLRYAIDSRKLQRELGWEPSLQFEEGIEKTVRWYLDNQAWLDNVTSGDYQKYYEQMYSDR; encoded by the coding sequence ATGAATTTCGAAAGGACATTGCTCATCACCGGAGGCGCCGGATTCATCGGCAGCCATGTGGTGCGTCTGTTCGTCAACAAATATCCCTCCTACAAGATCATCAACCTCGACAAGCTGACGTACGCCGGCAACCTGGCGAACCTGAAGGACATCGAGGACCGGCCCAATTATCGCTTCGTCCGGATGGACATCTGTGATTTCGAGGGCGTGTTGAAGCTGATGCGGGACGAACGCGTGGACGGCGTCATCCACCTGGCGGCGGAGTCGCACGTGGACCGCTCGATCAAGGACCCGTTCACGTTCGCGCAGACCAACGTGATGGGCACGCTGAGCCTGCTGCAGGCCGCCAAGGCCTGTTGGGAAGGGCATTTTGAAGGGAAAAAGTTCTACCATATCAGCACGGACGAGGTGTACGGGGCGCTGGAGATGGACGGGACGCTGTTCACGGAACAGACGAAGTATCAGCCGCACAGCCCCTACAGCGCTTCCAAGGCCAGCTCCGACCATTTCGTGCGCGCCTTCCACGACACCTACGGGATGCCGACGGTCGTGACCAATTGTTCCAACAATTATGGCCCCTACCAGTTCCCGGAGAAGCTCATCCCGCTGTTCATCAACAATATCCGCCACCGCAAGCCGCTGCCGGTCTACGGCCGGGGCGAGAACGTCCGCGACTGGCTGTACGTGGAGGACCACGCGCGCGCCATCGACCTGATCTTCCACCGGGGCGCGGTCGGCGACACCTACAACATCGGCGGCTTCAACGAGTGGAAGAACATCGACATCGTCAAGGTGCTCATCCGGATCACCGACCGCCTGCTGGGCCGCCCGGAGGGCGCCGACCTGGACCTGATCACGTATGTGACCGACCGTGCCGGACACGACCTGCGCTATGCCATCGACTCCCGCAAGCTGCAGCGCGAGCTGGGCTGGGAGCCGAGCCTGCAGTTCGAGGAGGGGATCGAGAAGACGGTCCGCTGGTATCTCGACAACCAGGCCTGGCTGGACAACGTCACCAGCGGCGATTACCAGAAGTATTACGAACAGATGTATTCGGACCGATGA
- a CDS encoding ribonuclease HI produces MATNRPPIFLYTDGAASGNPGPGGYGIVLRCGEASKEMSGGFRRTTNNRMELLAVIRGLEAIRWQGAEVHVYSDSTYVVKTVTEGWKRKKNQDLWAQFDALAPRFRLQFHWVKGHAGHPENERCDRLAVAAYSLPGLPPDEQYELNEATQ; encoded by the coding sequence ATGGCGACGAACCGACCTCCCATATTCCTCTACACCGATGGCGCCGCCAGCGGGAATCCCGGTCCCGGCGGCTACGGCATCGTGCTCCGCTGCGGCGAAGCGAGCAAGGAGATGTCCGGGGGCTTCCGCCGCACCACCAACAACCGCATGGAGCTCCTGGCCGTCATCCGCGGCCTCGAAGCCATCCGCTGGCAGGGCGCCGAGGTGCACGTCTACAGCGACTCGACCTATGTCGTCAAGACCGTGACCGAAGGCTGGAAGCGCAAGAAGAACCAGGACCTGTGGGCGCAGTTCGACGCCCTCGCTCCGCGGTTCCGGCTGCAATTCCACTGGGTCAAGGGCCACGCCGGCCACCCGGAGAACGAGCGCTGCGACCGTCTCGCCGTCGCCGCCTACTCCCTCCCCGGCCTCCCGCCCGACGAGCAATACGAACTCAACGAAGCAACACAATAA
- a CDS encoding 4-hydroxythreonine-4-phosphate dehydrogenase encodes MQNGKIIVGITQGDSNGIGYEVIIKALADPRILEQFTPVIYGSSKLFSFYRKTIPEVEQMDTNAISSASEAHAKRINIVNCLPESAYAEPGQATAESASGAIASLEKAVAELKAGLIDVLVTGPINKKAMSLEGFGFPGHTEYIQNAFGAQDSLMFMVSHRLRLAVVTGHIPLKDVAKQITEERILSKLRLINDSLKRDFVVDQPRIAVLSLNPHSGDGGLLGTEEQDIIIPAIKKATDEGILAFGPFSPDGFFGLNHFEDFDATLAMYHDQGLAPFKALSFEDGVNFTAGLPMVRTSPDHGTAFEMAGRDEADPRSMRAAIFTAIDIFRNRQQWEELQEGKMPERFLNKEKKKDGGKPQIA; translated from the coding sequence ATGCAGAACGGCAAAATCATCGTGGGTATCACCCAGGGCGACTCCAACGGCATCGGCTACGAGGTCATCATCAAGGCCCTCGCCGACCCGCGGATCCTCGAACAGTTCACCCCCGTCATCTACGGCTCATCCAAGCTTTTCAGCTTCTACCGCAAGACCATTCCCGAGGTGGAGCAGATGGATACCAACGCCATCAGCAGCGCCTCCGAGGCGCATGCCAAGCGCATCAACATCGTCAACTGCCTGCCGGAGAGCGCCTACGCCGAGCCCGGCCAGGCCACGGCCGAGTCGGCCAGCGGCGCCATCGCTTCGCTGGAGAAGGCTGTCGCCGAGCTCAAGGCCGGCCTGATCGACGTCCTCGTCACGGGCCCGATCAACAAGAAGGCCATGTCGCTCGAGGGCTTCGGCTTCCCGGGCCACACCGAATACATCCAGAACGCCTTCGGCGCCCAGGATTCGCTGATGTTCATGGTCAGCCACCGCCTGCGCCTGGCTGTCGTCACAGGGCACATTCCCCTCAAGGACGTGGCGAAGCAGATCACGGAGGAGCGCATCCTCAGCAAGCTCCGCCTGATCAACGATTCGCTCAAGCGCGACTTCGTCGTGGACCAGCCGCGCATCGCCGTGCTCAGCCTCAACCCGCACAGCGGCGACGGCGGCCTGCTCGGCACCGAGGAGCAGGACATCATCATCCCCGCCATCAAGAAGGCCACCGACGAGGGCATCCTAGCCTTCGGTCCCTTCTCCCCCGACGGCTTCTTCGGCCTCAACCATTTCGAGGACTTCGACGCCACGCTCGCGATGTACCACGACCAGGGACTCGCGCCCTTCAAGGCCCTCTCCTTCGAGGACGGCGTCAACTTCACCGCCGGCCTGCCGATGGTGCGCACCTCGCCCGACCACGGCACGGCCTTCGAGATGGCCGGCCGCGACGAGGCGGACCCCCGCTCGATGCGCGCCGCCATCTTCACGGCCATCGACATCTTCCGCAACCGCCAGCAATGGGAGGAGCTTCAGGAGGGCAAGATGCCCGAGCGCTTCCTCAACAAGGAGAAGAAGAAAGACGGCGGCAAGCCGCAGATCGCATAA
- a CDS encoding DNA/RNA endonuclease G, NUC1 produces the protein MKKIIYSLLAAFAALALASCAKEPGLKDPARGGKPVPVTFSLDLGSALTKAAPESSVFDDASGEFRLYAAAFSGSDGSLMPCSRIGGTGFQPVETISGRNASVTLTLSGNQDCRVVFFAMREGAYDVRFADGNVASFAFKRNLKANDASLDAFYASVEVKSSSTNYDVTMKRPFAQLNVLVRSDNVPAGQDSFSSAMSVLAPVSFDLFAGAAGSGLEEIAFAENAIQADAVGQYKDSHVWIGMNYVLVPASGAVTVTSFRESGMASAVRVGQVPVKANGRTNLVGNVYNLSDFHFSVLVDPGFGSEDEHGLGGGGGTGGGGGGDADKAVLTNAEICAATLDASMTDESTHYGEASITSASGVWNGNFARNKNGLPYLQLRNKKGACVISPVFSAGISRVEVTLTGDESVNLSDRTLHAVPAATVLPTGQANGKDILYSETEWAAEYGCVRTGTEKGATVKIDFPEGGDVRQFMLIVEGGATYIDHIEVFCGTSGGGGGEPAVTTGAASSVTTAGAVLSGSFANMKDVRDYGFYWGTSSTALTEQTHLNSSASGAESFSSTLSSLEASTTYFYQAYVEVLDGGELKEYKGAVKSFTTASSAGQGGYRPYLSGYEIPAISLKAGTTYGSGDELSGYGYKWFNHETANAMQKVVTHTYQSGGKTVRNYTCLVDGNKMAPLWSAFVMHKDAYPDTGVGRNDGWKNDPAIPSSWQQSGVSGYSRGHFVASNYRQATKEANKATFYHTNQAPQYQTSFNDGVWNSLEQSVKSNAPSGRDTLYVVVGVLYEDSDKVSGVPIPSHFYKLLMKCSFDTAGGMTAARGVAYVFTNEAHKGEQYNDSKFRTTIDAIEERTGFNFFVNVPPDLQDAAERQSASLW, from the coding sequence ATGAAAAAGATAATATATTCCCTGCTTGCCGCCTTCGCGGCGCTTGCATTGGCGTCCTGCGCCAAGGAGCCGGGGTTGAAGGATCCCGCACGGGGCGGCAAGCCGGTCCCGGTGACTTTCTCCCTCGACCTGGGCAGCGCGCTGACGAAAGCCGCGCCGGAGTCATCGGTATTCGACGACGCCTCCGGCGAGTTCCGGTTGTATGCGGCTGCATTCTCCGGGAGCGACGGCTCCCTGATGCCGTGCTCGCGGATCGGCGGGACGGGCTTCCAGCCTGTGGAGACGATTTCCGGCAGGAACGCCAGCGTGACCCTGACCCTGTCCGGGAACCAGGACTGCCGGGTGGTCTTTTTCGCGATGCGCGAAGGCGCCTATGACGTCCGGTTCGCGGACGGCAACGTGGCGTCTTTCGCCTTCAAGCGCAACCTCAAGGCCAACGACGCGTCGCTGGATGCGTTCTACGCCTCCGTGGAGGTGAAATCTTCCTCGACGAACTATGACGTGACGATGAAGCGTCCCTTCGCGCAGCTCAACGTGCTCGTCCGGTCGGATAACGTGCCGGCGGGCCAGGACTCCTTCAGCTCCGCGATGAGCGTGCTGGCGCCGGTCAGCTTCGACCTGTTTGCCGGCGCCGCCGGCAGCGGACTGGAGGAGATCGCTTTTGCGGAAAACGCCATCCAGGCCGATGCGGTGGGCCAGTACAAGGATTCGCACGTGTGGATCGGGATGAACTACGTCCTCGTGCCGGCTTCCGGCGCCGTGACCGTGACTTCCTTCCGGGAGTCGGGCATGGCCTCCGCCGTCAGGGTCGGCCAGGTGCCCGTCAAGGCCAACGGCCGCACCAACCTGGTCGGCAACGTCTATAACCTCAGCGACTTCCATTTCAGCGTCCTGGTCGATCCCGGATTCGGCAGCGAAGATGAGCACGGCCTGGGCGGCGGTGGCGGCACCGGTGGCGGCGGTGGCGGCGACGCGGACAAGGCGGTGCTGACCAACGCCGAGATCTGCGCGGCCACCCTGGATGCGTCGATGACGGACGAGAGCACGCATTACGGCGAAGCCTCGATCACCAGCGCCTCCGGTGTCTGGAACGGCAACTTCGCCCGCAACAAGAACGGCCTCCCGTACCTGCAGCTCCGCAACAAGAAAGGCGCCTGCGTCATTTCTCCGGTGTTCTCCGCCGGCATCAGCCGGGTGGAGGTGACCCTGACCGGCGATGAATCCGTGAACCTGTCCGACCGGACGCTGCACGCCGTGCCGGCCGCGACCGTCCTCCCGACGGGGCAGGCGAACGGCAAGGATATCCTGTATTCCGAGACGGAATGGGCCGCCGAGTATGGCTGCGTCCGCACCGGCACGGAGAAGGGCGCCACGGTGAAGATCGACTTCCCCGAAGGCGGCGACGTCCGGCAGTTCATGCTGATCGTCGAGGGCGGCGCGACCTATATCGACCACATTGAAGTCTTCTGCGGGACATCCGGGGGCGGGGGCGGCGAGCCTGCGGTCACGACGGGCGCGGCCAGCTCCGTGACCACGGCCGGCGCCGTCCTTTCCGGCAGCTTCGCCAACATGAAGGACGTGCGGGACTACGGCTTCTATTGGGGCACGTCGTCCACCGCGCTCACGGAGCAGACGCACCTGAACAGCTCCGCCAGCGGCGCGGAGAGCTTCAGCTCGACCCTGTCGAGCCTGGAGGCGTCCACGACTTACTTCTACCAGGCTTATGTAGAGGTGCTGGACGGCGGCGAGCTCAAGGAATACAAGGGCGCCGTCAAGTCCTTCACGACCGCCTCGTCGGCGGGTCAGGGCGGCTACCGGCCCTATCTGTCCGGCTACGAGATCCCGGCCATCTCCCTGAAGGCCGGCACCACCTACGGCTCGGGCGACGAACTCAGCGGCTACGGCTACAAGTGGTTCAACCACGAGACGGCCAACGCGATGCAGAAGGTGGTCACGCATACCTACCAGTCCGGCGGCAAGACGGTCCGCAACTACACCTGCCTGGTGGACGGCAACAAGATGGCCCCGCTCTGGAGTGCCTTCGTGATGCACAAGGACGCCTACCCCGACACCGGCGTGGGCCGCAACGACGGCTGGAAGAACGACCCGGCCATCCCTTCGTCCTGGCAGCAGAGCGGCGTGTCGGGCTACAGCCGCGGGCATTTCGTGGCGTCCAACTACCGCCAGGCCACCAAAGAAGCCAACAAGGCGACCTTCTACCACACCAACCAGGCGCCCCAGTACCAGACTTCGTTCAACGACGGCGTCTGGAACAGCCTGGAGCAGTCGGTCAAGAGCAACGCCCCTTCGGGCCGTGACACGCTCTACGTCGTGGTCGGCGTGCTGTATGAGGATTCGGACAAGGTGAGCGGCGTGCCCATCCCGAGCCATTTCTACAAGCTCCTGATGAAGTGTTCGTTCGACACGGCCGGCGGGATGACGGCCGCCCGGGGCGTCGCCTACGTCTTCACCAACGAGGCCCACAAGGGCGAGCAGTACAACGACAGTAAGTTCCGCACCACCATCGACGCGATCGAGGAGCGGACGGGATTCAACTTCTTCGTCAACGTGCCGCCTGACCTGCAGGATGCCGCCGAACGGCAGAGCGCTTCGCTCTGGTAG